A single region of the Triticum dicoccoides isolate Atlit2015 ecotype Zavitan chromosome 2B, WEW_v2.0, whole genome shotgun sequence genome encodes:
- the LOC119365350 gene encoding protein NARROW LEAF 1-like codes for MKPSDDRMQLSGLTQSEESSLDVEGHCSHHEAFPCSPSMQPVASGCVHTENSAAYFLWPTSNLQHCAAEGRANYFGNLQKGLLPILPGKLPKGQQANSLLDLMTIRAFHSKILKRFSLGTAVGFRITKGVLTETPAILVFVARKVHKKWLNPNQCLPAILAGPGGVWCDVDVVEFSYYGAPAQTPKEQMFSELVNKLCGSDEYIGSGSQVASQDTFGTLGAIVKRRTNNKQVGFLTNRHVAVDLNYPNQKMFHPLPPNLGPGVYLGAVERATSFITDDVWYGIYAGTNPETFVRADGAFIPFADDFDISTVTTIVREVGEIGDVKIIDLQCPIKSLIGRQVCKVGRSSGHTTGTVMAYALEYNDEKGICFFTDLLVVGENRQTFDLEGDSGSLIILTSQDGEKPRPIGIIWGGTANRGRIKLTSEYGPENWTTGVDLGRLLDRLELDLIINDESLKDAVQEQRKAFVAAITSAIGESSAVTVTAPEATPAEKAEEIFEPLGIQIQQLPRHDLTNATTEGEGATNTPSDMEERQFISNFVGMSPVRHDHDARRSIANLNNPSEEELAMSLHLGDREPKRLRLDPESSLDLEKQPHPDPEPSLDLEERPRPDPEMMSLDLEKQPRLDPEPGLDLEKQPCSDPEPGLDLEKRLPADPEPSMDLEK; via the exons ATGAAGCCTTCAGATGACAGGATGCAGCTCTCAGGTTTGACGCAGTCGGAAGAGTCGTCGCTTGACGTGGAGGGGCATTGCTCTCACCATGAGGCATTTCCTTGTTCTCCATCGATGCAACCGGTTGCTTCTGGGTGTGTGCACACAGAAAATAGCGCGGCATACTTCTTATGGCCGACTTCAAACCTGCAGCATTGTGCGGCGGAGGGACGGGCAAACTACTTTGGGAACCTCCAGAAAGGATTACTGCCAATACTCCCTGGAAAGTTGCCCAAGGGTCAGCAAGCAAATAGCTTGCTCGACTTGATGACCATAAGAGCTTTCCACAGCAAGATATTGAAGCGTTTCAGTCTCGGAACGGCAGTGGGCTTCCGCATAACAAAAGGGGTTCTGACAGAAACCCCCGCCATTCTTGTCTTCGTTGCTCGAAAGGTTCACAAGAAATGGCTTAATCCGAACCAATGCCTTCCTGCAATTCTTGCG GGTCCAGGAGGTGTTTGGTGTGATGTCGATGTCGTAGAATTTTCATACTATGGTGCGCCGGCTCAAACACCTAAAGAACAGATGTTTAGTGAGCTTGTTAATAAGCTCTGTGGCAGTGACGAATATATTGGTTCAGGCTCTCAG GTTGCAAGCCAGGATACATTTGGAACTTTGGGTGCAATTGTGAAACGACGCACCAACAACAAGCAAGTTGGTTTCCTCACGAACCGACATGTTGCAGTTGATTTGAACTATCCTAACCAGAAGATGTTTCACCCGTTGCCGCCGAATCTTGGGCCTGGTGTTTATCTTGGAGCTGTCGAGAGGGCAACATCTTTCATCACAGATGATGTTTGGTATGGAATTTATGCTGGAACGAACCCAG AGACATTTGTACGAGCTGATGGTGCATTCATCCCATTTGCTGATGACTTTGACATTTCCACAGTCACAACTATAGTTAGGGAAGTCGGTGAGATCGGGGATGTTAAGATTATAGATCTGCAGTGTCCTATCAAGAGCCTCATCGGGAGGCAAGTTTGCAAAGTCGGCAGAAGCTCTGGTCACACAACTGGGACTGTGATGGCATATGCCCTTGAGTACAATGATGAGAAAGGAATATGCTTCTTCACCGACCTCCTCGTCGTTGGTGAGAACCGCCAAACATTTGATTTGGAGGGTGACAGCGGAAGCCTTATTATCCTGACCAGCCAGGATGGGGAGAAGCCACGTCCTATTGGGATAATATGGGGTGGCACAGCAAACCGTGGGAGGATAAAGCTCACAAGTGAGTATGGCCCCGAAAACTGGACCACAGGGGTTGATCTTGGCCGCCTTCTTGATCGTCTAGAACTTGATCTGATCATAAACGACGAATCGCTCAAAG ATGCTGTGCAGGAGCAAAGAAAAGCTTTTGTGGCTGCAATTACCTCTGCTATTGGGGAGTCCTCTGCGGTGACTGTTACTGCCCCAGAAGCCACCCCAGCAGAGAAGGCTGAAGAGATCTTTGAGCCTCTTGGGATCCAAATTCAGCAGCTGCCTCGTCATGACCTGACAAACGCCACAACCGAAGGGGAGGGCGCAACCAACACCCCCTCTGACATGGAAGAGCGTCAGTTCATCTCGAACTTCGTCGGCATGTCTCCCGTGCGCCATGACCACGATGCTCGCAGGAGCATCGCCAACCTGAACAACCCGTCAGAGGAAGAGCTCGCCATGTCGCTGCACCTAGGTGACCGGGAGCCCAAGCGGCTCCGTCTGGACCCGGAGTCCAGCCTGGACCTTGAAAAACAGCCTCATCCGGACCCGGAACCGAGCCTGGACCTGGAGGAGCGACCTCGTCCAGACCCAGAAATGATGAGCCTAGACCTGGAGAAGCAGCCTCGCTTGGACCCGGAACCGGGCCTGGACCTGGAGAAGCAGCCTTGCTCGGACCCGGAACCGGGCCTCGACCTGGAGAAGCGCCTTCCAGCCGACCCGGAGCCGAGCATGGACCTGGAGAAATGA